The stretch of DNA CACCACAAAAACCCAATAATCCTCTTCCACGTGGGACCCACCTCGATTTTCATCACACGTGGCACATTCGACGCATCCATTACAAGCTTCAACGTTTTTTCGGTCACTGTCACGTTCGGGTAAGTGGATCTCCATGGCTGCGGCTTCAGCTTCTGCAACTTCTCTCTTCCTTTCTTCTTCGTTCAAACTCAATGCTCCGACGAATAACTCCGTTACGCTCCGGTTTCCTCTCCTCAATCGCCGTTTCAACGGTTGCAGAATCGCCGCTTCGGTTTCCGTTTCCAATCCGAACTTGCGAACCGGCCCTGGCGATCTCGTTGCATCTATTCTCTCTAAGGTAGAGTCGTTTTACTGTGAATGGTTTATCCAGATCAGTTTAATTTGCTCGGAAGAAAAGAAtttgtgaataattttattgtagtaAATAGACTTCTGGCTTAACTATGTTTACTGTGAAATTTGGAATAAATCCTTGTTTAGTTGCTcatgttgaagaaaaaaaaaattaatctctcAAATTTCAAAACCCGTGTTTACCTTCGAGTCATCATTTTTGTTGACACCGTGTGATTCCAGGAATTAAGAATGTCCTTTTTTTAATACGagataatctaatttttttttttcaatttgagacggatttttttctaatttaatcaAACCTAAATTTTTATGTCATCGCAATTTTGGAATTTGGATTTAGCTTGATAACAATTGCTAGTTAGACCTAACACTAACTATTAGGATAATCTTTGATTATATCTTAAAAGAAGTTGAGCTTGACTGATTCTAAGAGTTCCTTTGGATAAGCTTCTTCATAGACACTTATAAAAGGGAAAATAAGAAAGGTAATGAACTAAGATTCTCCATATAAATTCGTTTGTGGAAACTCTTTCATATAAATTCtcagaaatttattttttttaacttgtacaTAAGGTAATTTTGGCTTTCCTCTTATTCTtctcttataaaaatatttatggagAACTTTTCCCGGATACACCTACCTAACTCAACTTCACTTGTATACATTATTCTCACACACTCATTTATGTGACATCTCCAACGGACAATACTTAATATTACTCTTTGGGTACTCTTAGTGTTCTTCCAATAAAGTTTACATTtcacacaataaaaaattgcaTCTGAAGTCGGCATTGAAATTTGTGAAGTTTGAATTTCGATTATAGAAACACTAAAAAGTTCTTGAAAAACCtcatttaagttttattttatatatatatatatatatatatatatatatatatatatatatatatatattaaggcTTGTGCTTTTTGCAATGAGTTAGTTATTGATTACAAATTACAATActcattttcatttcattccattaatatttttgaatttgtttccAGCACTAAAATTAATGATATGAGATTTGGTCAGGTTGTGCAAACAGATGGAGGAGTTTTACTGAAGAACGAAGAGCATAAAGAGGTGGCTGAAGTGGCTCAGGAACTGCAGAAGTACTGCGTGAGTGAGCCAGTGAAATGCCCTTTAATATTTGGAGGTGAATGCTTATTGTACTTCTCACCCTAAGTTTCTGTTAAAGTCCTTAAAAGCCTTTTTACTTGTTTTGCTAAATCTTATTAACCTTCAAAGAAAGTTTAGTGGGTGCCTTTgactttttgttttctaaatgaTTCCTGGCTAGGTTTTCACTTGTAACTTGTAAGTATAAAATGCCATATTGTTTTTTCTCTGTTTCAAATTAAGTTGTTCACAAGAATttgcaaagaaaattatgaaaagaacaaaataaagcAAAGTGAATATAACACGACACTTTTAGGGGACACTTATAAACTGGAAATGGAACTAGAAAACAAGGCAACAAGATCCTCAGGCTATGTTTATCTCATACCATTTCATTTCACACACCATTATATGTATTCAAAGATACCGTTGATTGTTCTGTATTTTATCTTTGTCCTCAGTGTATTGTATATGCATTATAGatattatctattaaaaagaGTCCACTATCAACTTCTAAGCTTTAATCATTCtatattcacattttttttgaCAAGATTTAAATCAGTTTGAATTCTTGCTTTACTAATTCTTCCTTGTGTTTGCTATTCAGACTGGGATGTGGTGTACTGTTCACGGCCAACATCACCTGGAGGTGGCTATAGGAGTGCAATTGGGCGCCTTTTCTTCAACACAAAGCAAATGGTTCAAGTAGTCGAGGCTCCTGATATTGTGAGAAACAAGGTCACGCTTTCTGTTTTAGGCTTTCTGGATGCAGAGGTGTCTTTGAAGGGTATGTCATTCAACTATTTAAAGGATGTGTGAAACTTCCACTTGCTGATATCATAATTAGAAAAGCTATTGATAGAAAAACTGAAATTTTTAAGTTAGTGAATTTCAAACCCTAAACCAAGGGACTAAATGGTGACCGGATGattttaagttgtttttatcaatagtaaagaaaaacagaaaataaaagaatgattTGGCAGTAAACCTCCACTTTGGTTCTTAAAGTTATTGAGAACTTTTATCTGAAATAAAACTAAGAATAGAAACACAAAAAACTGGACTGAAATGACTCAATTTTAGTAAGTTAGCTTTGGCTTTAAATTTGCCAATCAATGCACATTTGCACTAAAACCAT from Vigna unguiculata cultivar IT97K-499-35 chromosome 8, ASM411807v1, whole genome shotgun sequence encodes:
- the LOC114193135 gene encoding probable plastid-lipid-associated protein 8, chloroplastic, with the protein product MAAASASATSLFLSSSFKLNAPTNNSVTLRFPLLNRRFNGCRIAASVSVSNPNLRTGPGDLVASILSKVVQTDGGVLLKNEEHKEVAEVAQELQKYCVSEPVKCPLIFGDWDVVYCSRPTSPGGGYRSAIGRLFFNTKQMVQVVEAPDIVRNKVTLSVLGFLDAEVSLKGKLTALDSEWIKVIFEAPEIKVGSWKVQYGGQSEVKLKITYVDDKIRLGLGSRGSLFVFQRI